One Chanodichthys erythropterus isolate Z2021 chromosome 10, ASM2448905v1, whole genome shotgun sequence DNA segment encodes these proteins:
- the smtna gene encoding smoothelin — protein sequence MEDEKGTLEAGTKEQADMAGPLTVEQLATIEDEEILNNMLDKAVDFEERKMIRAAMRELLKRKRERRDRERAARMENLRQQGGGGKTAAGLNKDQKPINGPSGAQYNAHKTAQAKTSSTPTSTFSPKTGSSPAQSHVARVKVPGGSAVGGPNTKDVKQMLLDWCRVKTEPYEGVNIQNFSSSWADGLAFCALVHRFFPEGFEYCTLDPYDRRANFEKAFKTAERLADCPPLLDVDDLMRMREPDWKCVYTYIQEFYRCLVEKGLVKTKKKMP from the exons ATGGAGGATGAGAAGGGAACATTAGAGGCAGGTACCAAAGAGCAAGCTGATATGGCAGGTCCACTGACAGTCGAACAGCTGGCAACTATAGAGGATGAAGAGATCCTCAATAATATG ctAGATAAGGCTGTGGATTTCGAGGAGAGGAAAATGATCCGGGCTGCCATGAGAGAACTGCTCAAGAGAAAGAGGG AACGGCGTGATAGGGAGCGGGCGGCCCgaatggagaacctgcgtcagCAGGGTGGCGGAGGCAAGACAGCTGCTGGACTGAATAAGGACCAGAAACCCATTAATGGCCCAAGTGGCGCTCAGTACAACGCACACA AGACGGCTCAGGCAAAAACGTCTTCAACACCAACCTCTACTTTCTCTCCAAAAACTGGGAGCAG CCCTGCTCAATCCCATGTGGCCAGGGTTAAAGTGCCGGGCGGCTCGGCAGTCGGGGGCCCAAACACCAAAGATGTCAAACAGATGCTGCTGGACTGGTGTCGTGTCAAGACCGAACCATATGAG GGTGTGAACATCCAAAACTTCTCCTCTAGCTGGGCAGATGGTCTGGCGTTTTGTGCCCTGGTGCACAGGTTCTTCCCTGAGGGCTTTGAATATTGCACTCTCGACCCTTATGATCGCAGGGCCAACTTTGAGAAGGCATTCAAGACTGCAGA GAGACTAGCTGACTGTCCTCCCCTACTGGACGTTGACGACTTGATGCGGATGCGAGAACCCGACTGGAAGTGTGTGTACACGTATATCCAGGAGTTCTACCGCTGCCTAGTAGAGAAAGGCCTCGTCAAGACTAAAAAGAAGATGCCATAG
- the slc35e4 gene encoding solute carrier family 35 member E4 isoform X2, with amino-acid sequence MLFLSASKTHGCYRALRQDITPGFSSFNRECEDETNMISTDGPSNKCAETRDTEKGKKQPPEMLHLMFAVSVWLVTGTTISSLNKWIFAVYNFRYPLLLSALHMLTAIVVDYGLIKCRVIQHRGIGEQNLTNSAKFKVFLLSLTFCASIAFGNVGLNYVQLSFAQMIYTTTPLFTLAISTLILGKQHHILKYTAMMPICLGASFSIMGEVQFDQTGCLFVFAATMLRGVKTIQQKSILVSPSGILLQEEKINSIFLLYLMSIPSFCILAVAALVLENWAALQSPFQYDHHLWGFILLSCLGSVLYNLASCCVITLTSAVTLHILGNLNVVGNLLLSQLLFGHQLTALSCAGAALTLSGMIIYQNCEIIVAYLDARRARTPTGTSGEDVRGEENDSSISKTTPEPATQPCSEDDSSAEPAQEPNERTEDQIHEKTD; translated from the exons ATGTTGTTTCTGTCCGCTTCCAAAACACACGGTTGCTATAGGGCGTTAAGACAGGACATCACACCCGGCTTCAGTTCCTTCAATAGAGA GTGCGAAGATGAAACGAACATGATTAGTACCGATGGCCCCTCCAACAAGTGCGCGGAGACCCGGGACACCGAGAAGGGGAAGAAGCAACCGCCAGAAATGCTGCACCTCATGTTCGCTGTCTCCGTGTGGCTGGTGACGGGCACCACCATTTCCAGCCTCAACAAATGGATATTCGCCGTGTACAATTTCAGATACCCGCTGCTTCTGTCAGCCCTCCACATGCTGACGGCGATAGTGGTGGACTACGGACTGATAAAATGCAGGGTTATCCAGCACAGAGGTATCGGCGAGCAGAATTTAACAAACAGCGCCAAATTCAAAGTATTCCTGTTGAGTTTGACATTCTGTGCCAGTATCGCGTTTGGAAACGTGGGACTCAATTATGTGCAGCTTTCGTTCGCACAGATGATCTACACCACAACGCCGCTGTTTACACTGGCTATTTCCACGCTGATTCTCGGGAAGCAGCACCACATCCTGAAGTACACCGCGATGATGCCCATCTGTCTCGGGGCGTCGTTCAGCATTATGGGCGAGGTGCAGTTCGACCAGACCGGCTGCTTGTTTGTGTTCGCCGCCACCATGTTAAGAGGCGTAAAAACCATTCAACAAA AGTCTATTCTCGTCTCTCCATCAG GCATCTTGCTCCAGGAGGAGAAGATCAACTCTATCTTCCTACTGTATCTGATGTCCATCCCCAGCTTCTGCATCCTGGCCGTAGCCGCCCTGGTTCTGGAGAACTGGGCAGCGCTGCAGTCCCCTTTCCAGTATGACCATCACCTCTGGGGTTTCATCTTGCTCAGCTGTCTGGGTTCAGTGCTGTACAACCTGGCCAGCTGCTGTGTCATCACCCTGACCTCCGCTGTCACACTGCACATCCTGGGCAACCTGAATGTGGTGGGGAACCTGCTGCTCTCCCAGCTGCTGTTTGGGCACCAGCTGACGGCTCTTAGCTGTGCTGGAGCTGCACTCACCCTCTCGGGCATGATCATCTACCAAAACTGTGAGATCATTGTAGCTTACCTCGACGCACGTAGAGCCAGGACACCAACCGGTACCAGTGGAGAGGACGTGCGAGGAGAGGAGAATGACTCGAGCATATCAAAGACAACTCCAGAACCAGCTACACAACCTTGTTCAGAAGACGACTCATCTGCAGAACCAGCTCAAGAACCTAACGAGAGGACAGAGGATCAGATTCATGAGAAAACGGACTGA
- the slc35e4 gene encoding solute carrier family 35 member E4 isoform X4, translating to MCEDETNMISTDGPSNKCAETRDTEKGKKQPPEMLHLMFAVSVWLVTGTTISSLNKWIFAVYNFRYPLLLSALHMLTAIVVDYGLIKCRVIQHRGIGEQNLTNSAKFKVFLLSLTFCASIAFGNVGLNYVQLSFAQMIYTTTPLFTLAISTLILGKQHHILKYTAMMPICLGASFSIMGEVQFDQTGCLFVFAATMLRGVKTIQQTESILVSPSGILLQEEKINSIFLLYLMSIPSFCILAVAALVLENWAALQSPFQYDHHLWGFILLSCLGSVLYNLASCCVITLTSAVTLHILGNLNVVGNLLLSQLLFGHQLTALSCAGAALTLSGMIIYQNCEIIVAYLDARRARTPTGTSGEDVRGEENDSSISKTTPEPATQPCSEDDSSAEPAQEPNERTEDQIHEKTD from the exons AT GTGCGAAGATGAAACGAACATGATTAGTACCGATGGCCCCTCCAACAAGTGCGCGGAGACCCGGGACACCGAGAAGGGGAAGAAGCAACCGCCAGAAATGCTGCACCTCATGTTCGCTGTCTCCGTGTGGCTGGTGACGGGCACCACCATTTCCAGCCTCAACAAATGGATATTCGCCGTGTACAATTTCAGATACCCGCTGCTTCTGTCAGCCCTCCACATGCTGACGGCGATAGTGGTGGACTACGGACTGATAAAATGCAGGGTTATCCAGCACAGAGGTATCGGCGAGCAGAATTTAACAAACAGCGCCAAATTCAAAGTATTCCTGTTGAGTTTGACATTCTGTGCCAGTATCGCGTTTGGAAACGTGGGACTCAATTATGTGCAGCTTTCGTTCGCACAGATGATCTACACCACAACGCCGCTGTTTACACTGGCTATTTCCACGCTGATTCTCGGGAAGCAGCACCACATCCTGAAGTACACCGCGATGATGCCCATCTGTCTCGGGGCGTCGTTCAGCATTATGGGCGAGGTGCAGTTCGACCAGACCGGCTGCTTGTTTGTGTTCGCCGCCACCATGTTAAGAGGCGTAAAAACCATTCAACAAA CAGAGTCTATTCTCGTCTCTCCATCAG GCATCTTGCTCCAGGAGGAGAAGATCAACTCTATCTTCCTACTGTATCTGATGTCCATCCCCAGCTTCTGCATCCTGGCCGTAGCCGCCCTGGTTCTGGAGAACTGGGCAGCGCTGCAGTCCCCTTTCCAGTATGACCATCACCTCTGGGGTTTCATCTTGCTCAGCTGTCTGGGTTCAGTGCTGTACAACCTGGCCAGCTGCTGTGTCATCACCCTGACCTCCGCTGTCACACTGCACATCCTGGGCAACCTGAATGTGGTGGGGAACCTGCTGCTCTCCCAGCTGCTGTTTGGGCACCAGCTGACGGCTCTTAGCTGTGCTGGAGCTGCACTCACCCTCTCGGGCATGATCATCTACCAAAACTGTGAGATCATTGTAGCTTACCTCGACGCACGTAGAGCCAGGACACCAACCGGTACCAGTGGAGAGGACGTGCGAGGAGAGGAGAATGACTCGAGCATATCAAAGACAACTCCAGAACCAGCTACACAACCTTGTTCAGAAGACGACTCATCTGCAGAACCAGCTCAAGAACCTAACGAGAGGACAGAGGATCAGATTCATGAGAAAACGGACTGA
- the slc35e4 gene encoding solute carrier family 35 member E4 isoform X1, which translates to MLFLSASKTHGCYRALRQDITPGFSSFNRECEDETNMISTDGPSNKCAETRDTEKGKKQPPEMLHLMFAVSVWLVTGTTISSLNKWIFAVYNFRYPLLLSALHMLTAIVVDYGLIKCRVIQHRGIGEQNLTNSAKFKVFLLSLTFCASIAFGNVGLNYVQLSFAQMIYTTTPLFTLAISTLILGKQHHILKYTAMMPICLGASFSIMGEVQFDQTGCLFVFAATMLRGVKTIQQTESILVSPSGILLQEEKINSIFLLYLMSIPSFCILAVAALVLENWAALQSPFQYDHHLWGFILLSCLGSVLYNLASCCVITLTSAVTLHILGNLNVVGNLLLSQLLFGHQLTALSCAGAALTLSGMIIYQNCEIIVAYLDARRARTPTGTSGEDVRGEENDSSISKTTPEPATQPCSEDDSSAEPAQEPNERTEDQIHEKTD; encoded by the exons ATGTTGTTTCTGTCCGCTTCCAAAACACACGGTTGCTATAGGGCGTTAAGACAGGACATCACACCCGGCTTCAGTTCCTTCAATAGAGA GTGCGAAGATGAAACGAACATGATTAGTACCGATGGCCCCTCCAACAAGTGCGCGGAGACCCGGGACACCGAGAAGGGGAAGAAGCAACCGCCAGAAATGCTGCACCTCATGTTCGCTGTCTCCGTGTGGCTGGTGACGGGCACCACCATTTCCAGCCTCAACAAATGGATATTCGCCGTGTACAATTTCAGATACCCGCTGCTTCTGTCAGCCCTCCACATGCTGACGGCGATAGTGGTGGACTACGGACTGATAAAATGCAGGGTTATCCAGCACAGAGGTATCGGCGAGCAGAATTTAACAAACAGCGCCAAATTCAAAGTATTCCTGTTGAGTTTGACATTCTGTGCCAGTATCGCGTTTGGAAACGTGGGACTCAATTATGTGCAGCTTTCGTTCGCACAGATGATCTACACCACAACGCCGCTGTTTACACTGGCTATTTCCACGCTGATTCTCGGGAAGCAGCACCACATCCTGAAGTACACCGCGATGATGCCCATCTGTCTCGGGGCGTCGTTCAGCATTATGGGCGAGGTGCAGTTCGACCAGACCGGCTGCTTGTTTGTGTTCGCCGCCACCATGTTAAGAGGCGTAAAAACCATTCAACAAA CAGAGTCTATTCTCGTCTCTCCATCAG GCATCTTGCTCCAGGAGGAGAAGATCAACTCTATCTTCCTACTGTATCTGATGTCCATCCCCAGCTTCTGCATCCTGGCCGTAGCCGCCCTGGTTCTGGAGAACTGGGCAGCGCTGCAGTCCCCTTTCCAGTATGACCATCACCTCTGGGGTTTCATCTTGCTCAGCTGTCTGGGTTCAGTGCTGTACAACCTGGCCAGCTGCTGTGTCATCACCCTGACCTCCGCTGTCACACTGCACATCCTGGGCAACCTGAATGTGGTGGGGAACCTGCTGCTCTCCCAGCTGCTGTTTGGGCACCAGCTGACGGCTCTTAGCTGTGCTGGAGCTGCACTCACCCTCTCGGGCATGATCATCTACCAAAACTGTGAGATCATTGTAGCTTACCTCGACGCACGTAGAGCCAGGACACCAACCGGTACCAGTGGAGAGGACGTGCGAGGAGAGGAGAATGACTCGAGCATATCAAAGACAACTCCAGAACCAGCTACACAACCTTGTTCAGAAGACGACTCATCTGCAGAACCAGCTCAAGAACCTAACGAGAGGACAGAGGATCAGATTCATGAGAAAACGGACTGA
- the slc35e4 gene encoding solute carrier family 35 member E4 isoform X3: MLFLSASKTHGCYRALRQDITPGFSSFNRECEDETNMISTDGPSNKCAETRDTEKGKKQPPEMLHLMFAVSVWLVTGTTISSLNKWIFAVYNFRYPLLLSALHMLTAIVVDYGLIKCRVIQHRGIGEQNLTNSAKFKVFLLSLTFCASIAFGNVGLNYVQLSFAQMIYTTTPLFTLAISTLILGKQHHILKYTAMMPICLGASFSIMGEVQFDQTGCLFVFAATMLRGVKTIQQSILLQEEKINSIFLLYLMSIPSFCILAVAALVLENWAALQSPFQYDHHLWGFILLSCLGSVLYNLASCCVITLTSAVTLHILGNLNVVGNLLLSQLLFGHQLTALSCAGAALTLSGMIIYQNCEIIVAYLDARRARTPTGTSGEDVRGEENDSSISKTTPEPATQPCSEDDSSAEPAQEPNERTEDQIHEKTD; this comes from the exons ATGTTGTTTCTGTCCGCTTCCAAAACACACGGTTGCTATAGGGCGTTAAGACAGGACATCACACCCGGCTTCAGTTCCTTCAATAGAGA GTGCGAAGATGAAACGAACATGATTAGTACCGATGGCCCCTCCAACAAGTGCGCGGAGACCCGGGACACCGAGAAGGGGAAGAAGCAACCGCCAGAAATGCTGCACCTCATGTTCGCTGTCTCCGTGTGGCTGGTGACGGGCACCACCATTTCCAGCCTCAACAAATGGATATTCGCCGTGTACAATTTCAGATACCCGCTGCTTCTGTCAGCCCTCCACATGCTGACGGCGATAGTGGTGGACTACGGACTGATAAAATGCAGGGTTATCCAGCACAGAGGTATCGGCGAGCAGAATTTAACAAACAGCGCCAAATTCAAAGTATTCCTGTTGAGTTTGACATTCTGTGCCAGTATCGCGTTTGGAAACGTGGGACTCAATTATGTGCAGCTTTCGTTCGCACAGATGATCTACACCACAACGCCGCTGTTTACACTGGCTATTTCCACGCTGATTCTCGGGAAGCAGCACCACATCCTGAAGTACACCGCGATGATGCCCATCTGTCTCGGGGCGTCGTTCAGCATTATGGGCGAGGTGCAGTTCGACCAGACCGGCTGCTTGTTTGTGTTCGCCGCCACCATGTTAAGAGGCGTAAAAACCATTCAACAAA GCATCTTGCTCCAGGAGGAGAAGATCAACTCTATCTTCCTACTGTATCTGATGTCCATCCCCAGCTTCTGCATCCTGGCCGTAGCCGCCCTGGTTCTGGAGAACTGGGCAGCGCTGCAGTCCCCTTTCCAGTATGACCATCACCTCTGGGGTTTCATCTTGCTCAGCTGTCTGGGTTCAGTGCTGTACAACCTGGCCAGCTGCTGTGTCATCACCCTGACCTCCGCTGTCACACTGCACATCCTGGGCAACCTGAATGTGGTGGGGAACCTGCTGCTCTCCCAGCTGCTGTTTGGGCACCAGCTGACGGCTCTTAGCTGTGCTGGAGCTGCACTCACCCTCTCGGGCATGATCATCTACCAAAACTGTGAGATCATTGTAGCTTACCTCGACGCACGTAGAGCCAGGACACCAACCGGTACCAGTGGAGAGGACGTGCGAGGAGAGGAGAATGACTCGAGCATATCAAAGACAACTCCAGAACCAGCTACACAACCTTGTTCAGAAGACGACTCATCTGCAGAACCAGCTCAAGAACCTAACGAGAGGACAGAGGATCAGATTCATGAGAAAACGGACTGA
- the slc35e4 gene encoding solute carrier family 35 member E4 isoform X5, which translates to MISTDGPSNKCAETRDTEKGKKQPPEMLHLMFAVSVWLVTGTTISSLNKWIFAVYNFRYPLLLSALHMLTAIVVDYGLIKCRVIQHRGIGEQNLTNSAKFKVFLLSLTFCASIAFGNVGLNYVQLSFAQMIYTTTPLFTLAISTLILGKQHHILKYTAMMPICLGASFSIMGEVQFDQTGCLFVFAATMLRGVKTIQQTESILVSPSGILLQEEKINSIFLLYLMSIPSFCILAVAALVLENWAALQSPFQYDHHLWGFILLSCLGSVLYNLASCCVITLTSAVTLHILGNLNVVGNLLLSQLLFGHQLTALSCAGAALTLSGMIIYQNCEIIVAYLDARRARTPTGTSGEDVRGEENDSSISKTTPEPATQPCSEDDSSAEPAQEPNERTEDQIHEKTD; encoded by the exons ATGATTAGTACCGATGGCCCCTCCAACAAGTGCGCGGAGACCCGGGACACCGAGAAGGGGAAGAAGCAACCGCCAGAAATGCTGCACCTCATGTTCGCTGTCTCCGTGTGGCTGGTGACGGGCACCACCATTTCCAGCCTCAACAAATGGATATTCGCCGTGTACAATTTCAGATACCCGCTGCTTCTGTCAGCCCTCCACATGCTGACGGCGATAGTGGTGGACTACGGACTGATAAAATGCAGGGTTATCCAGCACAGAGGTATCGGCGAGCAGAATTTAACAAACAGCGCCAAATTCAAAGTATTCCTGTTGAGTTTGACATTCTGTGCCAGTATCGCGTTTGGAAACGTGGGACTCAATTATGTGCAGCTTTCGTTCGCACAGATGATCTACACCACAACGCCGCTGTTTACACTGGCTATTTCCACGCTGATTCTCGGGAAGCAGCACCACATCCTGAAGTACACCGCGATGATGCCCATCTGTCTCGGGGCGTCGTTCAGCATTATGGGCGAGGTGCAGTTCGACCAGACCGGCTGCTTGTTTGTGTTCGCCGCCACCATGTTAAGAGGCGTAAAAACCATTCAACAAA CAGAGTCTATTCTCGTCTCTCCATCAG GCATCTTGCTCCAGGAGGAGAAGATCAACTCTATCTTCCTACTGTATCTGATGTCCATCCCCAGCTTCTGCATCCTGGCCGTAGCCGCCCTGGTTCTGGAGAACTGGGCAGCGCTGCAGTCCCCTTTCCAGTATGACCATCACCTCTGGGGTTTCATCTTGCTCAGCTGTCTGGGTTCAGTGCTGTACAACCTGGCCAGCTGCTGTGTCATCACCCTGACCTCCGCTGTCACACTGCACATCCTGGGCAACCTGAATGTGGTGGGGAACCTGCTGCTCTCCCAGCTGCTGTTTGGGCACCAGCTGACGGCTCTTAGCTGTGCTGGAGCTGCACTCACCCTCTCGGGCATGATCATCTACCAAAACTGTGAGATCATTGTAGCTTACCTCGACGCACGTAGAGCCAGGACACCAACCGGTACCAGTGGAGAGGACGTGCGAGGAGAGGAGAATGACTCGAGCATATCAAAGACAACTCCAGAACCAGCTACACAACCTTGTTCAGAAGACGACTCATCTGCAGAACCAGCTCAAGAACCTAACGAGAGGACAGAGGATCAGATTCATGAGAAAACGGACTGA